A DNA window from Parabacteroides johnsonii DSM 18315 contains the following coding sequences:
- a CDS encoding plasmid mobilization protein, translating to MKEDIENTSDSSKETRSVFIGAKVTLTQKEHIKSLAGQCGITVSDYILSRAYNFKPKARLTKEEAVLLQNLDDCRSDLVKYTSALHGMSTKQRMAMFNQIPFMVGWLKELGNVAENICQFLNAVKEKNKIPSNPKSEEE from the coding sequence ATGAAAGAAGATATTGAAAATACATCGGACTCCTCGAAAGAAACCAGAAGTGTCTTTATCGGAGCTAAAGTCACTCTTACTCAGAAGGAGCATATAAAATCTCTGGCCGGACAATGCGGCATCACTGTAAGTGACTACATATTATCACGTGCGTATAACTTCAAGCCAAAAGCAAGGCTCACGAAAGAAGAAGCGGTACTGTTACAGAATCTGGACGATTGTCGGTCAGACCTCGTAAAATACACCTCCGCCCTACACGGAATGTCCACAAAGCAGCGCATGGCAATGTTCAATCAGATTCCGTTTATGGTGGGCTGGCTGAAAGAATTAGGCAATGTGGCTGAAAATATCTGCCAGTTCCTAAATGCTGTAAAAGAGAAGAACAAAATTCCGTCCAACCCTAAATCCGAAGAAGAATGA
- a CDS encoding AAA family ATPase, with amino-acid sequence MEKTDTIILSPEELAAYMAESTISVTSTYEHSPVVLMVDDTVIGTLGNFSASIGKAKSKKTFNVSAIVASALSGSTVLHYRSTFPENKRKILYIDTEQGRYHCQQVLKRILRLADLPEYKNPDNLIMLALRKFSPKLRLAIVEQAIGIIPDLGLVIIDGIRDFLYDINSSSESTDIISKFMQWTDDRQIHIHTVLHQNKNDEHARGHIGTELNNKAETIMQVEVDKEDKTVSVVEAVHIRDREFEPFAFRINEEAMPEPVESYLPKEKKTGRPTKGPFDPDKEIPKNVHRPALDAVFANGNINNYDDYIERLKEGYGLQGIKLGYNKAVKVATLLSDKQMVIKEGKDYAFNPEYHY; translated from the coding sequence ATGGAAAAGACAGACACTATTATTCTTTCTCCGGAAGAATTGGCCGCTTACATGGCGGAGTCTACAATAAGCGTAACAAGTACATACGAACACTCCCCGGTGGTTCTGATGGTGGACGATACTGTTATCGGAACATTGGGAAACTTCAGTGCTTCCATCGGGAAAGCCAAAAGCAAGAAAACGTTCAACGTTTCAGCCATTGTCGCATCGGCATTGAGTGGCAGCACCGTTCTTCATTATCGGTCTACATTTCCCGAAAATAAGCGGAAGATTCTATACATAGACACAGAGCAGGGGCGGTATCATTGCCAGCAGGTATTGAAGCGCATCTTACGTTTGGCCGACTTGCCGGAATACAAGAATCCGGATAATCTGATTATGCTGGCTCTGCGCAAGTTTTCCCCTAAACTACGTCTGGCGATAGTCGAACAGGCCATTGGCATAATACCGGATTTGGGATTGGTCATCATAGATGGCATTCGTGATTTCCTTTACGACATCAATTCCTCCAGCGAATCCACCGACATCATCTCCAAATTCATGCAGTGGACGGATGACAGGCAAATCCATATCCATACCGTCTTGCATCAGAACAAGAATGATGAACATGCCCGTGGTCACATCGGCACGGAACTCAACAACAAAGCAGAAACCATCATGCAGGTCGAAGTGGACAAAGAGGACAAGACTGTAAGCGTGGTCGAAGCCGTCCATATCCGTGACCGTGAGTTTGAGCCTTTCGCCTTCCGCATAAACGAGGAAGCCATGCCCGAACCAGTAGAGTCCTATCTGCCAAAAGAGAAGAAGACCGGACGACCAACCAAAGGGCCGTTCGATCCGGACAAGGAGATTCCAAAGAATGTACATCGTCCAGCATTGGATGCCGTTTTTGCCAATGGCAACATCAACAATTACGATGATTATATAGAACGCTTGAAAGAGGGTTACGGATTACAGGGTATAAAACTCGGTTATAACAAGGCGGTAAAGGTCGCAACATTGCTCAGCGACAAACAAATGGTTATAAAAGAAGGGAAAGATTATGCCTTCAATCCAGAATACCATTATTGA
- a CDS encoding helix-turn-helix domain-containing protein, whose amino-acid sequence MEKGQLTFNDLPTVVGELCDRIASMENLLTEKLSKQYETKENTHVPMTVQEACNYLKMPLSTFYYKVKNDDIPVIKQGKHLYIYRDELDRWLESSRKNPAPQSFEDENESMLSSHHRKPNPKSW is encoded by the coding sequence ATGGAAAAAGGCCAACTGACATTCAACGACCTGCCGACTGTGGTAGGCGAACTATGCGACAGAATCGCAAGTATGGAAAACCTGCTTACGGAGAAACTTTCCAAGCAGTACGAAACCAAAGAGAACACGCACGTCCCCATGACCGTACAGGAGGCTTGCAACTATCTTAAAATGCCGTTGTCGACCTTTTATTACAAGGTCAAGAATGACGATATTCCGGTTATAAAACAAGGAAAGCATCTCTACATCTACCGAGACGAACTGGATAGATGGCTGGAATCTTCCCGGAAAAATCCGGCTCCGCAAAGTTTCGAGGACGAGAATGAGTCCATGCTCTCCTCTCATCACCGTAAACCAAACCCTAAAAGCTGGTAG
- a CDS encoding tyrosine-type recombinase/integrase: protein MHECKTVTLRTRPLKGRMMSFYLDYYPGYRDKETMKVIRHESLGIYIYANPRNKREQNFNEVMTEKAEAIRCRRFESVVNERYDFFDKYKLKADFLEYYRKQLRKHDQKWEFVYLHFSNFVHGKCTFEEIDIDLCNKFREYLLSAKKLRRNGRITRNSASGYWSTFRGFLKILYRNGMIKTNVNDFLEKIETEDVMKEALSVEELYKLAETPCKKPILKTASLFSCMTSLRISDILSLCWEDIVDYSAGGKCVHIITQKNKAEDIIPISEEALGLIGYNSEKKGFVFKGLMRSWTQIPMKEWIRSAGITKNITFHSYRRTFATLQAAAGTDIRTIQSIMAHKSITTTQRYIKVVDANKREASKKITLTRQD, encoded by the coding sequence ATGCATGAATGCAAGACCGTGACATTAAGGACACGTCCGCTAAAAGGCAGGATGATGTCTTTCTATCTGGATTATTATCCGGGGTATCGAGACAAAGAGACAATGAAAGTTATCCGTCATGAATCGCTTGGTATTTATATCTATGCCAATCCGAGAAACAAACGTGAACAGAATTTCAACGAGGTAATGACCGAGAAAGCCGAAGCCATCCGTTGCCGCAGGTTCGAGTCGGTAGTCAATGAACGGTATGACTTCTTTGACAAGTACAAACTCAAGGCAGACTTTCTGGAGTATTATCGCAAGCAGCTCCGTAAGCATGACCAGAAATGGGAGTTTGTCTATCTGCATTTCAGTAACTTCGTACATGGTAAATGCACCTTTGAAGAGATTGACATCGACCTCTGTAACAAGTTTCGGGAATATCTGCTGAGTGCCAAGAAGCTAAGGCGTAACGGACGTATCACACGGAACTCCGCATCAGGATACTGGTCTACTTTCAGAGGTTTCCTGAAAATACTCTATCGTAATGGGATGATAAAGACCAATGTCAATGATTTCTTGGAAAAGATAGAGACAGAAGATGTAATGAAAGAGGCCCTGTCAGTTGAGGAATTGTACAAATTGGCTGAGACACCTTGCAAGAAACCTATTCTGAAAACGGCATCGCTGTTTTCCTGTATGACCAGCTTGCGCATCAGTGACATTCTCTCACTATGTTGGGAAGACATCGTGGACTATTCTGCCGGTGGGAAATGCGTACACATCATTACACAAAAGAACAAGGCGGAAGACATCATTCCCATTAGTGAAGAAGCTTTGGGATTGATTGGCTATAATTCTGAAAAGAAAGGTTTTGTATTCAAGGGGCTTATGCGCAGTTGGACGCAAATACCGATGAAAGAATGGATTCGTTCTGCCGGAATTACCAAGAACATAACATTTCACTCGTATCGTAGAACATTTGCGACGCTACAAGCAGCTGCCGGGACGGACATCCGCACCATACAGAGCATTATGGCGCACAAGAGTATCACCACCACTCAAAGGTATATCAAAGTCGTGGATGCCAACAAACGTGAAGCCAGCAAGAAAATTACCCTGACACGGCAAGACTGA
- a CDS encoding helix-turn-helix domain-containing protein — protein MEVRKICQWCGKPFIAQKTTTCYCSHQCSNLGYKERIRERKRQLKRSQELLQPRQAAEGQDFFSFAQAAKLMGVTRQYIYKLVKESKLRASRISGKKSLIRRADIELMMKTKPYERVVPKEDFDISEYYTAEEIAEKYKVNAKWVWTYTRQHKVPKVRIRQFNYYSKKHIDAAFAKYEVDSNLTEWYTPEEIQEKYGMTRVAIRSQVYRNNIPSKKEHGQIFYSKLHFDLSKSSEQESKAEYYTVKEAMEKFKLSRDSVYGILQFHQINREKNGRFVRFLKVEFDRVMGVRK, from the coding sequence ATGGAAGTAAGAAAGATTTGTCAATGGTGCGGAAAGCCATTCATAGCTCAAAAAACAACGACCTGTTATTGTAGCCATCAGTGTTCCAATCTTGGCTACAAGGAGCGCATCCGGGAACGTAAGCGACAGTTGAAACGGTCGCAAGAATTATTGCAACCTCGACAAGCCGCCGAGGGGCAGGATTTCTTCTCTTTTGCCCAAGCAGCAAAGTTAATGGGCGTAACCAGACAGTACATATATAAATTGGTAAAGGAATCCAAACTTCGGGCTTCACGCATCAGCGGCAAGAAGTCACTCATCCGCCGTGCTGACATTGAACTGATGATGAAAACCAAACCTTACGAGCGTGTCGTGCCCAAAGAGGACTTCGACATCTCTGAGTATTACACAGCCGAAGAGATTGCAGAAAAATACAAAGTCAACGCTAAATGGGTGTGGACTTACACAAGGCAACATAAAGTGCCGAAAGTGAGAATCCGCCAGTTCAACTATTACAGCAAGAAACATATCGATGCCGCCTTTGCCAAATACGAGGTGGATTCCAACCTTACTGAATGGTACACACCGGAAGAGATTCAAGAGAAGTACGGCATGACACGTGTCGCCATCCGTTCACAGGTGTATCGGAACAACATTCCATCCAAGAAGGAGCATGGGCAGATATTCTACTCCAAGCTCCACTTCGACCTCTCGAAGAGTTCCGAACAGGAGAGCAAGGCGGAATACTATACCGTCAAGGAGGCAATGGAGAAATTCAAGCTCTCTCGTGATTCGGTTTACGGTATTCTGCAATTCCATCAGATCAACCGTGAGAAGAACGGACGGTTCGTCAGATTCCTGAAAGTGGAGTTTGACCGGGTAATGGGTGTCCGCAAATAG
- a CDS encoding site-specific integrase → MAKQTTTQKEPVKLREKKLSNGNVSLFLDIYRNGKRHKEYLKLYLIDAKTPLEKEQNRQTLATAQAIKSKRLIELQNGEYSFTHQFKENTPFLEYYRKMVEERRKNPESKGNWGNWRSCLRYLEIYCDEKTTFRDVTPEFVMGFKEFLEHVEKDTHKRVGPRRERDTFQGLSQNSKVSYFNKLRACINQAYDERVIPINPLRGIEGFKAAEVKRDYLTLDEVRQLAATPCRYPILKRAFLFSCLTGIRKSDIQKLTWGEVQKFGEYTRIVFKQKKTGGQEYLDITPQAEKYLGERGNPDDLVFTGFTYGAWTSLELQRWSLAAGMNKNLTFHCGRHTFAILMLDLGADIYTVSKLLGHKELATTQIYAKVLDKNKQNAVSLIPNIE, encoded by the coding sequence ATGGCAAAGCAAACTACCACCCAAAAAGAACCCGTCAAACTTCGTGAAAAGAAGTTGTCGAACGGCAATGTGAGTTTGTTTCTTGACATCTATCGGAACGGCAAGCGCCACAAAGAATATCTGAAGCTGTACCTGATAGATGCAAAAACACCTTTGGAAAAGGAACAGAACCGACAGACGTTGGCCACAGCACAGGCGATTAAGTCCAAACGTCTGATTGAGTTGCAGAATGGAGAGTATTCGTTCACCCATCAATTTAAGGAGAACACTCCATTTTTGGAATATTACCGAAAAATGGTCGAAGAACGTCGCAAGAACCCTGAATCGAAAGGAAACTGGGGCAACTGGAGAAGCTGCCTTCGCTACCTCGAAATCTATTGCGACGAGAAGACCACATTCCGCGATGTTACTCCGGAGTTCGTCATGGGGTTCAAAGAGTTCTTGGAGCATGTAGAAAAGGATACGCACAAGCGCGTCGGACCTCGCAGGGAAAGAGATACGTTTCAGGGTTTGTCGCAAAACTCCAAAGTGTCATACTTTAATAAACTGCGAGCTTGTATCAATCAGGCATACGACGAAAGGGTTATCCCCATCAATCCGCTCCGTGGCATAGAGGGGTTCAAAGCCGCAGAAGTGAAACGCGACTATCTGACATTGGACGAAGTAAGGCAGTTGGCCGCTACTCCATGCCGCTATCCCATTCTGAAACGCGCATTCCTCTTTTCATGCCTTACGGGGATTCGTAAAAGCGACATTCAGAAACTCACATGGGGTGAAGTGCAGAAATTCGGCGAGTACACCCGGATCGTATTCAAACAAAAGAAAACGGGCGGGCAGGAATATCTCGACATTACCCCGCAGGCCGAAAAGTATCTCGGAGAAAGGGGTAATCCCGATGATCTCGTTTTTACGGGATTTACATACGGTGCATGGACATCCCTCGAATTGCAGCGTTGGAGCTTGGCGGCCGGAATGAACAAGAACCTGACTTTCCACTGCGGTCGGCATACATTTGCCATTCTGATGCTGGACTTGGGTGCCGACATTTACACCGTATCGAAATTACTCGGACACAAAGAACTGGCTACGACGCAGATATATGCCAAAGTATTGGATAAAAACAAGCAAAATGCCGTATCTTTGATACCGAATATCGAATAA
- a CDS encoding helix-turn-helix domain-containing protein, with product MTKSTMGTKLPRKLEQKMLIVGEQIRLARLRRNLSIAQVAERATCSPLTVSRIEKGVPTVAIGIYLRVLYALQLDDDILLLAKEDAMGKALQDLSLKKRERASKKE from the coding sequence ATGACAAAAAGTACAATGGGTACCAAGTTGCCAAGAAAATTAGAGCAGAAGATGTTGATAGTAGGTGAGCAGATCAGGCTGGCCAGACTACGCAGGAATCTTAGTATTGCCCAAGTCGCCGAACGTGCCACCTGTTCACCTCTGACGGTTTCACGCATAGAGAAAGGTGTACCAACGGTGGCAATAGGCATTTATCTTAGGGTGCTTTATGCACTTCAGCTGGATGATGATATTCTTCTGCTTGCAAAAGAAGATGCAATGGGAAAGGCCTTGCAGGATTTGAGCCTTAAGAAACGAGAAAGAGCATCCAAAAAGGAATAA
- a CDS encoding ComEC/Rec2 family competence protein: MSKIYFLPVKHGDAFIIECVRGDTQGVVVVDGGPRSCGFELKRKLNELGTPDLMVLTHYDEDHIGGILQLVDTCLDDNMIPAKEVWANCAGYVEVAASKYTTAAHGMLLSVRLNELAKQHGMVWRNDLHEGMEFDRPFASIEVVSPTEDVTKMVIEKQKDEARQLLNATQKDTIDLEKPLDKLAKEIPPEPNLKKDNELANAASIAFILRCDNLSILMLGDSYPQNVERYLREEKGYSEENPLVVDFVKVSHHGSRNNTSNSLLDIIQCDKFIISTNGGNGSSNHPDRTTIAHILCHTKRNMDTKVHLYFNYKLELIETNGIPFLNEGECEKWNFEVHDNIKEL; this comes from the coding sequence ATGAGTAAGATTTATTTCCTTCCTGTAAAACATGGCGATGCGTTCATTATAGAATGCGTTCGTGGAGATACTCAGGGGGTAGTCGTTGTTGATGGTGGGCCAAGGAGTTGTGGGTTTGAGCTTAAGCGCAAGTTGAATGAGTTGGGCACTCCTGACCTTATGGTACTGACCCATTATGATGAAGATCATATTGGTGGAATTCTGCAGTTGGTAGACACATGCTTGGACGATAACATGATACCAGCTAAAGAGGTATGGGCAAACTGCGCAGGTTACGTAGAGGTGGCAGCGAGTAAGTATACAACTGCCGCACACGGTATGCTGCTATCCGTAAGGTTGAATGAATTGGCAAAGCAACATGGAATGGTCTGGCGTAATGATTTGCATGAGGGGATGGAGTTTGATAGGCCTTTTGCCAGCATAGAGGTGGTATCACCTACAGAGGATGTCACGAAGATGGTCATAGAGAAACAGAAAGATGAAGCGAGGCAGCTATTGAATGCGACTCAGAAGGATACGATAGACCTAGAGAAACCTCTCGATAAATTAGCAAAAGAAATACCCCCAGAGCCTAATCTGAAGAAGGATAATGAATTGGCAAATGCAGCGAGTATAGCCTTTATCCTAAGGTGTGATAATCTGAGCATATTGATGTTGGGCGACAGCTATCCCCAGAATGTGGAGAGATACCTGAGAGAGGAAAAAGGCTACTCTGAAGAAAACCCATTAGTCGTTGATTTCGTAAAGGTATCGCATCATGGAAGTAGAAACAATACGAGCAATAGCTTATTGGACATTATCCAATGTGATAAGTTTATTATATCGACCAACGGAGGCAACGGAAGTTCCAATCACCCCGATAGAACTACAATCGCTCATATTTTATGTCACACGAAAAGGAACATGGACACAAAAGTACATTTGTATTTTAATTATAAATTAGAACTGATTGAAACAAATGGTATTCCTTTTTTAAATGAAGGCGAATGTGAAAAATGGAATTTTGAAGTACATGATAATATCAAAGAACTATGA